In Raphanus sativus cultivar WK10039 chromosome 5, ASM80110v3, whole genome shotgun sequence, the following proteins share a genomic window:
- the LOC108858232 gene encoding nuclear transport factor 2 yields the protein MSAEMTSEEIVSRAFVKQYYHTLNESPQFLHMFYKDSCLFNRLGPLTHVKKTVWTRKDVKDEFLAVKFEDFTAKIETSLGVPYPMEHGRIIVFVNGHLTRKKDNVRNKFSQTFLLAQQDNGLCVVNDIFRFKKGQTETQACFSTEIESKSETEPKSEPEPVASRLPLPDELTNIGSSVSLSGKIPNTTEPIERTSDQTGHYLMQYAEQFFNYFSSY from the coding sequence ATGTCTGCGGAGATGACTAGTGAAGAGATCGTTAGTCGTGCCTTTGTGAAGCAATACTATCATACTCTTAATGAATCACCTCAGtttcttcatatgttttataaaGATTCTTGTTTATTTAACCGACTTGGTCCGTTAACCCATGTCAAGAAAACTGTTTGGACTAGGAAAGACGTGAAAGATGAGTTTCTGGCTGTGAAATTTGAAGATTTCACGGCTAAGATTGAAACTTCACTTGGTGTACCATATCCAATGGAACATGGTCGTATTATTGTGTTCGTCAATGGACACTTGACTAGGAAGAAGGATAACGTGAGGAACAAGTTTAGTCAAACGTTTCTTCTGGCTCAACAAGACAACGGCTTATGTGTCGTTAACGATATTTTCAGGTTTAAAAAGGGGCAGACAGAGACCCAGGCGTGTTTTTCAACTGAGATCGAGTCAAAGTCAGAGACTGAGCCAAAGTCAGAGCCTGAACCGGTAGCTTCGCGATTGCCACTTCCTGACGAACTAACAAATATAGGGAGCTCAGTTTCGCTTAGTGGAAAAATTCCGAACACAACAGAACCGATCGAGAGGACAAGCGACCAAACAGGCCATTATCTTATGCAATATGCGGAAcaatttttcaattatttttcatcatattaa